A single genomic interval of Corylus avellana chromosome ca10, CavTom2PMs-1.0 harbors:
- the LOC132164114 gene encoding probable N-acetyltransferase HLS1-like, giving the protein MGFEEEEEAIIRSYDGEADRARVEDLERRCEVGPAERVYLFTDTMGDPICRIRNSPMYKMLVAELDRELIGVIQGSIKVVTVHGRPRDLARVGYILGLRVAPIHRRKGIGSRLVRRLEEWFIAKDVDLAYMATEKSNDASVNLFVDKLGYMKFRTPAILVNPVHCHPFHIASNVEIEKIKVEEAEFLYRKFMASMEFFPNDIHKVLRNKLSLGTWVAYPRGESFGCDGQVPSSWAMLSVWNSGELFKLRVEKAPLSCLLYTKSSRLMDKFFPCFKLPYLPDFFHPFGFYFMYGLHRDGPLSGKLVRRLCKFVHNMAAKANKDCKIIVTEVAGHDTLRHHIPHWKLLSCLEDLWCIKALKNEAHELTKTPPQRALFVDPREV; this is encoded by the exons ATGGGatttgaggaggaggaggaggccaTAATCAGAAGCTATGATGGGGAGGCCGATAGAGCTCGAGTGGAAGATCTTGAGAGAAGATGCGAGGTAGGGCCAGCAGAACGCGTATATCTCTTCACAGACACTATGGGTGACCCCATATGTAGAATTCGCAACAGTCCGATGTACAAGATGCTG GTAGCGGAGTTGGACAGGGAATTGATTGGCGTCATTCAAGGCTCTATAAAGGTTGTCACGGTTCATGGGCGTCCTAGGGATCTAGCCAGGGTGGGCTACATCTTAGGCCTACGGGTGGCACCAATTCATCGAAGAAAAGGGATTGGGTCGAGGCTAGTGCGGCGGCTGGAGGAGTGGTTCATTGCAAAAGATGTGGATCTTGCATACATGGCAACCGAGAAAAGCAACGACGCTTCGGTCAATCTTTTCGTCGACAAGTTGGGGTACATGAAATTCAGGACACCGGCAATCCTCGTAAACCCGGTTCACTGCCACCCATTTCATATAGCATCGAATGTTGAGATAGAGAAGATCAAGGTAGAAGAAGCGGAATTTCTTTACAGAAAATTCATGGCGTCGATGGAGTTCTTCCCCAATGACATACACAAGGTGCTGAGGAACAAGCTGAGCTTGGGAACATGGGTGGCATATCCGAGGGGGGAGTCATTTGGGTGTGATGGGCAGGTTCCGAGCAGTTGGGCCATGCTTAGCGTGTGGAACAGTGGAGAACTGTTTAAGCTAAGGGTTGAGAAAGCGCCATTATCTTGTTTATTATACACAAAAAGCTCGAGATTGATGGACAAATTTTTCCCCTGTTTCAAGCTTCCATATCTGCCCGACTTTTTCCACCCATTTGGATTCTATTTCATGTACGGGTTGCACAGGGATGGACCGTTGTCGGGAAAGCTTGTGAGGAGGTTGTGCAAATTCGTGCACAACATGGCTGCAAAGGCTAACAAGGACTGCAAGATTATTGTAACAGAAGTTGCAGGACACGACACGCTGAGACATCACATCCCGCACTGGAAATTGCTCTCATGCCTCGAGGATTTGTGGTGCATCAAGGCCTTGAAAAACGAAGCCCATGAATTGACAAAAACCCCACCACAAAGAGCTCTTTTTGTAGACCCCAGGGAGGTATGA